In Streptococcus uberis, a single window of DNA contains:
- the prsA gene encoding peptidylprolyl isomerase PrsA: MNTSKKIVTGFVTLASVLTLAACSSTSDNTKVVTMKGDTITVTDFYNEAKTSTAAQQSMLSLILSRVFEKEYGKSVPEKKVEESYNKTAKQYGSSFSDALAQAGLTTDTYKKQIRTTMLVEYAVKQAAKKELTDDNYKKAFESYTPEMTTQVIAFDDEEKAKKVLEETKAEGADFANIAKENTTEANKKIDYTFDSADTVLPSDVIKETAKLNEGEKSAVITVMDSRTYQKKFYVVHLVKKAEKKADWKEYKSRLKEIIMNEKENDSNFQNKVISKTLDKANVKIKDKAFANILSQFASNKNNTNNALTSSVGK; the protein is encoded by the coding sequence ATGAATACATCAAAAAAAATTGTTACGGGATTTGTAACGCTTGCATCTGTCCTTACCCTTGCAGCATGTTCTTCAACAAGTGACAATACAAAAGTAGTTACCATGAAAGGTGATACCATTACAGTAACTGACTTTTATAATGAAGCTAAAACGTCAACAGCGGCACAACAATCCATGTTGAGTTTGATTTTATCACGTGTCTTTGAAAAAGAATATGGTAAAAGTGTCCCTGAGAAAAAGGTTGAGGAATCTTATAATAAAACGGCTAAGCAGTACGGTTCTTCTTTCTCTGATGCTTTAGCACAGGCAGGACTGACAACGGACACCTATAAAAAACAAATTCGCACTACAATGTTAGTTGAATATGCGGTAAAACAAGCTGCCAAAAAAGAACTAACAGATGATAATTATAAAAAAGCTTTTGAATCATATACCCCTGAAATGACAACACAAGTTATTGCTTTTGATGATGAAGAAAAAGCCAAAAAAGTTTTAGAAGAAACAAAAGCTGAAGGTGCTGACTTTGCTAACATCGCAAAAGAAAACACGACTGAAGCCAATAAAAAAATTGATTACACCTTTGATTCAGCCGACACTGTTTTACCAAGTGATGTCATTAAAGAAACAGCAAAATTAAATGAAGGTGAAAAATCAGCTGTTATTACAGTTATGGATTCAAGAACTTATCAGAAAAAATTTTATGTGGTTCATTTAGTCAAGAAAGCTGAGAAAAAAGCCGATTGGAAAGAATACAAATCACGACTAAAAGAAATCATTATGAATGAAAAGGAAAACGACAGTAACTTCCAAAACAAAGTGATTTCAAAAACTTTAGATAAGGCAAATGTTAAAATTAAAGACAAAGCCTTTGCAAATATCTTGTCACAATTTGCTTCTAATAAAAATAATACCAACAATGCTTTAACAAGTTCAGTAGGGAAATAA
- a CDS encoding O-methyltransferase, giving the protein MVKSYSENANHNMRRPVVKEEIVSFMRTKQKQNESFLAEIEAFARQENIPIIQHEVVAYFRVLLQTIQPKAILEVGTAIGFSALLMAENVPTASITTIDRNPEMIELAKKNFEKYDSRHQISLLEGDAADILSTLNQEFDFVFLDSAKSKYIVFLPEILRNLKVGGIIIIDDVFQGGDIAKPIEEVRRGQRTIYRGLHKLFQATLDHPDLSASLIPLSDGLLMIRKNKEFVDLVD; this is encoded by the coding sequence ATGGTTAAATCTTATAGCGAAAATGCAAATCACAACATGCGTCGTCCGGTTGTGAAAGAAGAAATCGTATCATTTATGAGGACGAAACAAAAGCAAAATGAGTCATTTTTAGCAGAAATTGAAGCTTTTGCAAGGCAAGAAAATATTCCAATTATTCAACATGAAGTTGTAGCCTATTTTAGGGTACTGCTACAAACTATACAGCCTAAAGCTATTCTGGAAGTTGGGACGGCCATTGGTTTTTCAGCCCTTTTGATGGCAGAAAATGTTCCGACGGCATCCATTACCACGATTGATCGCAATCCAGAAATGATTGAATTAGCAAAGAAAAATTTTGAAAAATACGATAGTCGTCATCAGATTTCGCTTTTAGAAGGTGATGCAGCAGATATCCTATCAACATTGAACCAAGAATTTGATTTTGTTTTTCTAGATTCTGCGAAATCGAAATACATTGTTTTTCTTCCAGAAATATTACGGAATCTTAAGGTTGGTGGCATTATTATTATTGATGATGTTTTTCAAGGTGGTGATATTGCTAAACCTATTGAAGAAGTTAGAAGAGGTCAACGTACGATTTACCGTGGTTTGCATAAACTTTTTCAAGCGACTCTAGACCATCCAGATTTATCAGCTAGTTTGATTCCACTCAGTGATGGTTTGTTAATGATTCGTAAGAATAAAGAGTTTGTAGACCTCGTAGATTAA
- a CDS encoding L-lactate MFS transporter has translation MKKTNRYLVATAGVIFHLMLGSTYAWSVFRNPIMTETGWSQSSVAFAFSLAIFCLGMSAAFMGKLVEKFGPRLTGSLSAFLYAGGTMLAGLAIQNHELGLLYLGYGVIGGLGLGSGYITPVSTIIKWFPDKRGLATGLAIMGFGFASLLTSPVAQSLISSRGLVNTFYILGLIYFVVMLLSAQFIQKPSDSEFQQLVLKAKDQKHTNLSQGMSAKEALRTKEFYTLWLILFINISCGLGLISVVAPMAQDVAGMSVTTAAMVVGVMGVFNGFGRLFWASLSDFIGRPMTFIVLFMVNIMMSFLLLFFQMPFIFVSAMAILMTCYGAGFSLIPPYLSDIFGAKELATLHGYILTAWGIAALVGPMLLSITFEWTHSYSTTLQFFIALYVIALSITIWLRVMYARRQTVID, from the coding sequence GTGAAAAAAACTAATCGATATCTTGTTGCTACTGCTGGAGTGATTTTTCATTTGATGCTAGGCTCAACATATGCTTGGAGTGTTTTTAGAAATCCAATTATGACTGAAACAGGCTGGAGTCAATCCTCTGTAGCCTTTGCATTTTCATTAGCTATTTTTTGTCTTGGAATGTCAGCTGCTTTCATGGGCAAATTGGTTGAAAAGTTTGGTCCAAGATTGACAGGTAGCCTATCTGCCTTCTTATACGCAGGTGGAACCATGTTAGCTGGCTTGGCTATTCAAAATCATGAATTAGGCTTGTTATATTTGGGATATGGTGTCATCGGTGGTTTAGGTCTAGGGTCTGGTTACATTACTCCAGTCTCAACCATCATTAAGTGGTTCCCTGATAAGAGAGGTTTAGCAACTGGTTTAGCGATTATGGGATTTGGTTTTGCTTCTCTCTTGACTAGTCCTGTAGCTCAATCACTGATTTCTTCAAGAGGTTTGGTCAACACATTCTACATCTTAGGTTTGATTTATTTTGTGGTTATGTTACTTTCTGCTCAATTTATTCAAAAACCAAGTGATAGTGAGTTCCAACAATTAGTTTTAAAAGCTAAAGATCAAAAACATACAAATCTAAGTCAAGGAATGTCCGCAAAAGAAGCATTGAGAACAAAAGAGTTCTACACTCTTTGGCTAATCCTTTTTATCAATATTTCATGTGGTTTGGGTCTCATTTCGGTGGTTGCTCCAATGGCACAGGATGTTGCAGGAATGTCAGTGACTACAGCAGCAATGGTTGTCGGTGTGATGGGGGTTTTCAATGGATTTGGGCGTCTGTTTTGGGCTAGTCTTTCAGATTTCATTGGAAGACCAATGACCTTTATCGTTCTTTTTATGGTCAATATCATGATGTCTTTCCTATTGTTATTTTTCCAAATGCCATTCATTTTTGTATCGGCAATGGCCATTTTGATGACATGTTATGGTGCTGGTTTCTCATTAATACCACCATATCTTAGTGATATTTTTGGCGCAAAAGAATTAGCAACACTACATGGCTACATTTTGACAGCTTGGGGGATTGCTGCTTTGGTCGGTCCAATGCTATTGTCAATTACTTTTGAATGGACACATAGCTATTCTACTACCTTACAATTTTTCATTGCCCTTTATGTGATAGCCTTATCAATTACTATTTGGTTGAGAGTAATGTATGCTAGAAGACAGACAGTAATAGATTAA
- a CDS encoding HAD family hydrolase has product MTKYVIFDMDGVIVDSEYTFLSSKTQMLLDRGIDTDESYQYQFMGTTFDYMWRVMKEECHLEDSVEDLILEMNHRREEMIQKDGVRPIEGVIDFITKLKENGYQLAVASSSPKSDIERNLKELGISNAFTVKVSGEEVAHSKPEPDVFLKAAELLGASPEICTVIEDTKNGSRAAKAAGMTCIGFANPDYPKQDLSSCDHIVQQFQDIYSFFF; this is encoded by the coding sequence ATGACAAAATATGTTATTTTTGATATGGATGGCGTGATTGTGGATTCCGAATACACATTTTTAAGCAGTAAGACACAGATGTTGTTGGATAGAGGTATCGATACTGATGAATCTTACCAATATCAGTTTATGGGGACCACCTTTGATTACATGTGGAGGGTCATGAAAGAGGAATGCCATCTGGAAGATTCAGTCGAAGATCTGATTCTCGAAATGAATCACCGTCGTGAAGAAATGATTCAAAAGGATGGTGTGAGACCAATTGAAGGCGTTATTGATTTTATTACCAAATTGAAGGAGAATGGCTATCAATTAGCAGTAGCGTCCTCGTCGCCAAAAAGTGATATTGAAAGAAATTTAAAGGAATTAGGCATTTCTAATGCGTTTACTGTTAAAGTAAGTGGAGAGGAAGTCGCTCATTCCAAACCCGAACCGGATGTCTTTTTAAAAGCAGCTGAATTGTTAGGTGCTAGTCCAGAAATATGTACCGTTATCGAAGATACAAAAAATGGGAGTCGTGCTGCAAAAGCTGCCGGTATGACCTGTATTGGTTTTGCAAATCCTGACTATCCAAAACAAGATTTATCTTCTTGTGATCACATTGTTCAGCAGTTTCAAGATATCTATAGTTTCTTTTTCTAG
- the pepF gene encoding oligoendopeptidase F, protein MTDQASQIEEKYTWDLSTIYHSDEDWETDFEQVSKEVEAAKSFAGHLLDSSQQLLEITEVELNLARRIEKLYVYAHMKNDQDTRVSKYQAYYAKASGLYALFSEVFSFYEPELMTISEEELAEFFKEEEGLELYRHFFERLLKNKSHVLSQLEEELLAGAQEIFNGAEETFSVLDNADILFPVIRDENHQEVEITHGNFIHLMESKNRNVRKSAYEALYSTYQQFQHTYAKTLQTNVKVQNYKARVHHYDSARQAAMSANFIPEKVYDTLIEEVNNHLPLLHRYLKLRQEVLGLDSLKMYDVYTPLSEMTMTLSYDEALEKAEKVLQIFGTEYSDIVHQAFTERWIDVQVKKGKRSGAYSGGSYDTNAFMLLNWQDNLDNLFTLIHETGHSLHSALTRKYQPYVYGDYSIFLAEIASTTNENILTEALLNDVEDEKQRFTILNHYLDGFRGTIFRQTQFAEFEHAVHLADQNGEVLTSDYLNHLYADLNEKYYNLPKKENSFIQYEWARIPHFYYNYYVYQYATGFAAANYLAHQVVHGSDEDKENYLNYLKSGNSDYPLNVIKKAGVDMTDGTYLKAAFKVFEARLNELEELVAKGVHLKA, encoded by the coding sequence ATGACAGATCAAGCAAGTCAAATAGAAGAAAAGTATACATGGGATTTAAGTACCATTTATCACAGTGATGAAGACTGGGAAACTGATTTTGAACAAGTAAGTAAGGAGGTGGAAGCAGCAAAAAGTTTCGCTGGACACCTACTGGATTCAAGTCAACAATTATTAGAAATTACTGAAGTAGAACTGAATTTGGCAAGACGTATTGAAAAACTTTATGTTTATGCTCATATGAAAAATGATCAGGATACAAGAGTATCAAAATACCAAGCCTATTATGCTAAGGCATCTGGGCTTTATGCTTTATTTAGTGAAGTTTTCTCATTTTATGAGCCTGAATTGATGACGATTTCAGAGGAAGAATTAGCAGAATTCTTCAAAGAGGAAGAAGGTCTAGAATTATACCGACATTTTTTTGAGCGTTTATTAAAAAATAAGTCCCATGTTCTCTCTCAATTAGAAGAAGAGTTATTAGCGGGTGCCCAGGAAATTTTTAATGGTGCTGAGGAAACATTTAGTGTTCTTGACAATGCCGATATTCTCTTTCCAGTGATTAGAGACGAAAATCATCAAGAGGTTGAAATTACTCATGGCAATTTCATTCATTTAATGGAATCTAAAAATCGTAATGTCAGAAAGTCTGCCTATGAGGCGCTTTATTCAACTTACCAACAATTCCAACATACCTATGCCAAGACACTACAAACCAATGTGAAAGTACAAAACTACAAAGCTCGTGTTCATCACTATGACTCAGCCCGTCAGGCAGCTATGTCTGCTAACTTTATTCCTGAAAAGGTCTATGATACTCTTATTGAAGAAGTGAACAATCACTTGCCTTTATTGCACCGTTATTTGAAATTGCGACAAGAAGTACTTGGTTTAGATAGCTTGAAAATGTACGATGTTTACACTCCATTATCAGAAATGACGATGACATTAAGCTATGATGAGGCTTTGGAAAAAGCTGAAAAAGTTCTTCAAATCTTTGGAACAGAATACAGTGATATTGTGCATCAAGCATTTACTGAACGATGGATAGATGTCCAGGTCAAGAAAGGTAAAAGATCAGGAGCTTATTCAGGTGGCTCTTACGATACCAATGCCTTTATGTTATTAAATTGGCAAGATAATCTAGACAACTTGTTTACCTTAATTCATGAAACAGGTCACAGTTTGCATTCGGCTTTAACACGTAAATATCAACCATATGTATATGGTGACTATAGTATCTTCTTAGCAGAAATTGCCTCAACTACAAATGAGAATATTTTAACAGAGGCACTCTTAAATGATGTTGAAGACGAGAAACAACGTTTCACTATTTTAAATCATTATTTAGATGGCTTTAGAGGAACCATTTTCCGTCAGACACAGTTTGCAGAATTTGAACATGCGGTTCATCTTGCTGACCAAAATGGGGAAGTTTTGACCAGTGATTACCTCAATCATCTTTATGCTGATCTAAATGAAAAATACTATAATCTTCCGAAAAAAGAAAATAGTTTTATTCAGTACGAATGGGCAAGGATACCACATTTTTACTATAATTATTATGTTTATCAATATGCTACTGGCTTCGCTGCAGCAAATTATTTAGCTCATCAAGTGGTTCATGGTAGCGATGAAGATAAAGAAAATTACCTCAATTATTTAAAATCTGGAAACTCGGATTATCCACTTAATGTTATCAAAAAAGCAGGAGTGGATATGACAGATGGAACTTATTTAAAAGCAGCTTTTAAAGTTTTTGAAGCTCGACTGAATGAGCTAGAAGAATTAGTGGCAAAAGGGGTTCATCTTAAGGCTTAA
- a CDS encoding competence protein CoiA — protein sequence MLTALDSEGKLCHLLGEFPLSKDYFCPGCGQSLCLKKGKVMRPHFAHKHLRDCHFFSENESVEHLQLKATLYKIISKTEDVRIEKVFPEFGQIADLCINHKLILEVQCSPLPIDRLIERTNAYHREGYMVYWLLGKKLWLRKKLNHLQKQFLAFSWFIGFYLWELDLEKEELRLHYMIHQNLFGKLCYLTKRCSFKDNIMAFLRLPFQKSCASKMTLHMDQEVIGKIKKSLCRRDKSWLKRQEDAYLQGKNLLTEPLETFYPQIRPPFSDIPFCQIHENLQSYYESFDRFYQKMKDKKVQTLYPPFLYVKIKEN from the coding sequence GTGTTAACAGCATTGGATTCTGAGGGGAAATTGTGTCATCTTTTAGGTGAGTTTCCTCTTTCAAAGGATTATTTTTGCCCAGGGTGTGGGCAAAGCTTATGTCTAAAAAAGGGAAAAGTCATGCGTCCTCACTTTGCTCATAAGCATTTAAGGGATTGTCACTTCTTTTCTGAAAATGAATCGGTAGAGCATTTACAATTAAAAGCAACTTTATACAAGATCATCAGCAAAACAGAAGACGTCCGTATTGAAAAGGTTTTTCCTGAGTTTGGACAGATAGCTGATTTATGTATTAATCATAAATTAATTTTAGAAGTTCAATGTAGCCCTTTACCCATCGACCGCTTAATTGAGAGAACAAACGCATACCATCGTGAAGGGTATATGGTTTATTGGCTTTTAGGTAAAAAACTTTGGTTAAGAAAGAAATTAAATCACCTGCAAAAACAGTTTTTAGCCTTTTCTTGGTTTATCGGTTTTTATCTTTGGGAACTAGATTTAGAAAAAGAAGAACTCCGACTACACTATATGATTCATCAAAATTTATTTGGAAAGCTGTGCTATTTAACCAAAAGATGTTCCTTTAAGGACAATATTATGGCTTTTTTAAGACTCCCTTTTCAAAAAAGCTGTGCTTCAAAAATGACTCTTCACATGGATCAAGAGGTGATAGGTAAAATCAAAAAATCTTTATGTCGTAGAGACAAATCTTGGCTTAAGCGACAAGAAGATGCTTATCTTCAAGGTAAGAATTTATTAACAGAACCTCTAGAAACCTTTTATCCTCAAATTAGACCACCCTTTTCCGACATTCCATTTTGTCAGATTCATGAAAATTTACAGTCATATTATGAATCTTTTGATCGTTTTTATCAGAAAATGAAAGATAAAAAAGTGCAAACGCTTTATCCTCCATTCCTTTATGTTAAAATAAAAGAGAACTAA
- a CDS encoding MFS transporter — translation MNNPIVKKLSLLSISLFLMSHLAIAPAIPKLFKYYHTHNPHIGLASVESLVTLPAMMITLFVIISNLVVAKLGQKKTVQLGLILILLSALISFFAKSFPLAMIGRLILGIGIGLYNSLSISIISDYYEGEERASMIGFRTATLNIGKALTTFMVGLALMIGVNYTYLVYLLVIPVFFLFTRFIPSKDHDVLPIKSASIFNKSVLLLMLITFFVGISYIGATIKIPTLLVNKYGYSSFFASNVLTILAFSGIFIGLIFGQLTKIFKVKTMLLMILLMGLGNLLFTFSNHTVIFYIAAILIGSSFVGTMSSVFYYIANHFEKEHNHFVTSLAITAGNIGVIMTPLLLTKLPAQFRLESFVTPFYITAILMVIVIVVYALLEKD, via the coding sequence ATGAACAACCCTATAGTAAAGAAATTGTCCTTGTTATCAATTTCTCTTTTCCTCATGTCGCATCTTGCGATTGCCCCTGCTATTCCTAAACTATTCAAGTACTATCATACACATAATCCCCATATTGGGTTAGCTTCCGTTGAGAGCTTAGTGACCTTACCCGCAATGATGATCACCTTGTTTGTGATAATTAGTAACTTAGTTGTTGCAAAATTGGGTCAGAAAAAAACAGTTCAGCTCGGACTGATTTTGATCTTGTTATCTGCTCTTATTTCTTTTTTTGCTAAATCATTTCCTCTTGCTATGATTGGTCGTTTAATCCTTGGAATTGGTATTGGACTCTATAATTCTCTATCGATTAGTATCATTAGCGATTACTATGAAGGTGAAGAACGCGCAAGTATGATTGGTTTTCGTACGGCGACCCTAAATATAGGTAAAGCTTTGACAACTTTTATGGTCGGTTTAGCTTTGATGATTGGTGTTAATTACACTTATTTGGTTTATCTCTTGGTTATTCCGGTTTTCTTCCTATTCACAAGATTCATCCCTTCAAAAGACCATGATGTTTTACCGATAAAGAGTGCGAGTATTTTTAACAAAAGTGTCTTACTCTTAATGTTAATAACCTTTTTTGTAGGGATTTCATACATTGGTGCGACCATTAAAATTCCTACTTTGCTTGTCAATAAATATGGCTATTCAAGTTTTTTTGCAAGTAATGTTTTAACGATCTTAGCATTTTCAGGTATCTTTATTGGTTTGATTTTTGGACAATTAACAAAAATTTTTAAAGTTAAAACCATGCTATTAATGATTCTATTAATGGGACTCGGAAATTTACTTTTTACCTTTAGCAATCATACTGTTATTTTTTATATTGCTGCAATTTTGATTGGTTCAAGCTTTGTTGGTACCATGTCATCTGTTTTTTATTACATTGCAAATCATTTTGAAAAAGAACATAATCACTTTGTTACCAGCTTAGCAATTACTGCTGGAAATATTGGTGTTATCATGACGCCTTTGCTTCTAACGAAACTTCCTGCACAATTCCGTTTGGAATCATTCGTGACACCCTTTTATATCACTGCAATTTTGATGGTAATAGTAATAGTTGTCTATGCTTTACTTGAGAAAGATTAA
- the nagB gene encoding glucosamine-6-phosphate deaminase — translation MKVIRVKNQEEGGQVAFSLLKESLAHGAKTLGLATGSTPLTFYKEIVKSDLSFSDVTSINLDEYVGLPVEHDQSYDYFMRENLFNHKPFKENYLPNGLAKDLSAEVSRYDNLIAEHPIDFQILGIGRNGHIGFNEPGTPFDIRTHVVDLEESTIEANSRFFASKEDVPKQAVSMGIASIMGSKMIVLMAFGKEKAYAVKEMITGPITESLPASVLQNHDNVVVIVDEEAASELD, via the coding sequence ATGAAAGTTATTCGTGTAAAAAATCAAGAAGAAGGCGGACAAGTTGCTTTTTCACTTTTAAAAGAAAGTTTAGCCCATGGTGCAAAAACATTAGGATTGGCTACTGGAAGCACTCCTCTAACATTCTATAAAGAAATTGTTAAGAGTGACCTCTCTTTTTCTGACGTGACAAGTATCAATTTAGATGAGTATGTTGGCTTGCCAGTTGAACATGACCAAAGCTATGACTACTTTATGCGTGAAAACCTCTTTAATCATAAACCCTTTAAGGAAAATTATTTACCAAATGGTTTGGCCAAAGATTTAAGTGCAGAAGTTAGCCGTTACGATAATCTGATTGCGGAACATCCTATTGATTTTCAAATTCTTGGCATTGGTAGAAATGGTCATATTGGTTTCAATGAACCAGGAACTCCCTTTGATATTCGCACGCATGTGGTTGATTTGGAAGAGTCTACTATCGAAGCTAATAGTCGTTTCTTCGCAAGTAAAGAGGATGTACCAAAACAGGCAGTTTCAATGGGGATTGCTTCCATAATGGGATCAAAAATGATTGTTTTAATGGCTTTTGGTAAGGAAAAAGCTTACGCTGTAAAAGAAATGATTACAGGTCCAATTACAGAGTCACTTCCAGCAAGTGTTCTCCAAAACCATGATAATGTTGTTGTTATCGTTGATGAAGAAGCAGCTTCCGAGCTTGATTAA
- the queA gene encoding tRNA preQ1(34) S-adenosylmethionine ribosyltransferase-isomerase QueA: MHTNDFDFDLPEELIAQTPLEKRDSSRLLIIDHQTKEMTDSHFDQIVDQLNPGDALVMNNTRVLPARLHGEKPDTHGHVELLLLKNTKEDQWEVLAKPAKRLKVGSKVSFGDGRLTATVIEELDHGGRIVEFSYSGIFLEVLESLGEMPLPPYIHEKLEDSERYQTVYAKENGSAAAPTAGLHFTEALLKKIKDKGVHLVYLTLHVGLGTFRPVSVDSVDEHEMHSEFYHLSEEAAQTLRQVKANGGRLVAVGTTSIRTLETIGTKFDGDIQADSGWTNIFIKPGYQFKVVDAFSTNFHLPKSTLVMLVSAFAGREFVLEAYQHAVNEKYRFFSFGDAMFVK, translated from the coding sequence ATGCATACAAACGATTTTGATTTTGATTTACCAGAGGAACTCATTGCACAAACACCATTAGAAAAACGCGATAGTTCCAGACTTTTAATCATTGATCATCAAACAAAAGAAATGACAGATAGCCACTTTGATCAGATTGTTGACCAATTAAACCCCGGTGATGCACTTGTTATGAATAACACGCGTGTCCTACCTGCTAGGCTTCATGGTGAGAAACCAGATACACATGGACATGTGGAATTGCTCTTACTAAAAAATACCAAAGAGGATCAATGGGAAGTACTAGCAAAACCAGCTAAACGCCTTAAAGTTGGCAGTAAAGTTAGCTTTGGAGACGGACGTTTGACAGCTACTGTCATCGAAGAGTTGGACCACGGTGGCCGTATCGTTGAGTTTAGCTATTCTGGTATTTTTTTAGAGGTTTTAGAGAGCTTAGGGGAAATGCCTTTACCGCCATACATCCATGAGAAACTAGAGGATTCTGAACGTTACCAAACAGTTTATGCTAAAGAAAATGGATCTGCAGCTGCGCCAACGGCTGGCTTGCATTTTACTGAGGCTTTACTTAAAAAAATTAAAGATAAAGGTGTTCATCTCGTTTACCTAACCTTACACGTTGGATTAGGAACTTTCAGACCCGTTTCTGTGGACAGTGTTGACGAACATGAAATGCATTCAGAATTTTACCATCTTTCAGAAGAAGCTGCGCAAACATTACGCCAAGTGAAAGCCAATGGCGGACGATTGGTTGCAGTTGGAACAACCTCAATCCGCACTTTAGAAACAATTGGTACCAAATTTGATGGGGACATCCAAGCTGATTCTGGCTGGACAAATATCTTTATCAAACCCGGCTACCAATTTAAAGTAGTGGATGCCTTTTCTACGAATTTCCATTTACCAAAATCTACCCTTGTCATGCTTGTTTCAGCATTTGCTGGAAGAGAATTTGTCTTAGAGGCCTATCAACATGCTGTAAATGAAAAATATCGATTCTTCAGTTTTGGAGATGCTATGTTTGTTAAATAA